Part of the Phacochoerus africanus isolate WHEZ1 chromosome 8, ROS_Pafr_v1, whole genome shotgun sequence genome is shown below.
ttcaattagacccctagcctgagaacctccatatgcctcaggtgtggccctaaaaatctaaaaaaaaaaaaaaattaagaaagaaaggcaggcgGAAGGCTGGAGGGCAGGCAAGCaggcaggaagaaaaaattaCCCCAAGCTTGTAATTAGCACATGAATCAACTCTAGATGGCCATTAGCAAGGTGGATCTCTTTGACTTGAGAATTATTAACACGTGTTCCTGCCCAAGTTTGTGATTTAGCCCTGCTAGCTCCCGGACAGTTTTCAGTCAGCTTGGGTTTATAATTAGCACATGAATCAGCACAGGTTTGCACAGGGATCAGATGTCTGATTAGCACTTGAATCAGCAGTGGTTTGTGTTAGGTGCTGGAATCTTTAGGTTTCTGATTAGCATTCACATTTGCACTCAGGGATTATGTTCACGCCGTGTAAACCCTATCTCCTTTGGTTCAGGTGACCTTCTCCTCAAAAGTTGCCCTCATCCTGAACCCCACCCTCACCATCATCAACGGGCAGGCAGACTTGATTTCCTTGCCCCTCCCCTGTCTCCCATCTTGTTCCTAATGaaataccacagccacaagcacagGTTCAGAACCTGTTCCCTTTCTGCCTTATGAGGGGGGCACAATTCCAAATTCTGGACTGTGTTTCATTCATGGGTCCCACACAGTAAAGGCTCAATTAAATGCCTGAAGAAAGATCACTGGGCTCTCACCATTATCGTTCTGCAGTGACATAAAGATTTCTCAAACCAGGCCAGATTTTCTTTGCCCTCAgaggagtttggtttttttttcttgtcttttctagggccaatcccgcggcatatggaggttcccaggctagaggtctaatcggagctaggagctatagccaccggcctacgccagagccacaacaacgtgggatccaagccatgtctgcgacctacaccacagctcatggcaacgctggatccttaacccattgagcaagggcagggaccgaacccgcaacctcatggttcctagtcggattcgttaaccactgagccacgacgggaactcctccctcagcTGCTTCTTGCTGCCCCTGCAGAGCTTGTGGATGTAGCAGTGGTTGCTGTAGGGCCCATTGTAATCCACATTCCCTTTGCATAATTGTGACTGGGATAGAGCTGCCCAGCCTGCAAATATGTTTTCAGCCCCACTTGCATCTATCCAATGAAATATGGGCAGAAGGGAGCTCTGTAGAAGGTCACTTCTGGgccacatttttttgttttttgttttaattatagttgatttacaatgttctatcaatttctgctgtacagcaaaataacccagttatacatattgGAGccaagtttttttcttctttttggctgcacccacagcatgggattgaacccatgccagagcaacGACCTGAGCCGAGCTGCAGcactaacaccagatccttaacctactgagccacaagggaactccatgtgccaattttttttaaggagctgGTGAACTTTCTCCaccctctttctttccatttgccAGGTAGAAGCAGATAATTCTGAGCCCTAGGAGACAACAGAGGCACAGGATTAGCAAATCTACTGTGTGAATCAGCAGATGGAAGATAGCTGCCTAGCAAACAGGACACCTGTGGTGAGAAATTAACTATAGTATGAAGTCACTGAAATTCAGGGCattgtttgttacagcagctggcATTACACTCACTAATACACTAATCCTTCCTTTCTGGACCCTGGATATCAAGAGAGTTGAGCCCCCCTGTCATTCTGTAAAATGAGCCTCGAATCCCCCCCTTCCCCAACTTCGGTGTTTAGGCTTTCTCAGAGCTGGTCTATGCGGTGGCCCAAAGTCTCTAAGTTTGCTAGTTTAACTTTTAAAGCATATTCCCCTCCATTGTTGGAACAAATATAAACTTTTCCTATGTTCTTATGGAAGACTTCTTCCATGTTAATTGCTGGAAGTCATTCAAGCAGACTCCAAAAGTTGCATTCCATCTTGCAGCACAGTAAGCAGAGCCTCAGGCACAGGGTCTTGTGGCTGCCTGCTGGAGTGAGGTCAACGCTTGTCTGGAAGCTGATTTAGGGAGGTTAGTGTATGTATATGGGGGATGGGAAGGACCCACATCTCCCAGACCCTCTTTTTTGACCACTCTGTATGGAGGTGCATCTGCAGACAGGATCTGTCAGATGAGTCCTTTGTCCTCAGCTCTGACTCATGCACTCATTGCAAAGCTAAGCTCATTTCAGTGAACCCGTGGCTGGACTTGGGTGGTACTAGTTGGCCGGTACTAGTTGAGGATAAGGCGTTATGAACTCCATCCCTTCTTGCTCTAAAACCCCCCTGATTTGGAAGGGGCCTAAGTTTCTTTATAAAGTGACACTTGTTTGGCAGACAGGCTGACtttagcgattttttttttttttttaacgcaccctgggctggggttgaatcggcgtttcagctgccggcctatgccacagccacagcaacgccagatccaagccaggtctgtgacctacaccatagctcacagcaacactggatacttaatccaccgagcaaggccagggatccaacttgcatcctcatggatactaatggggtccttaatccactgagccacaatgggaactcctaactttacAGACTTGagagtatgtgtgcatgtgtgtgtgtctgtgtgtgtgcccaTCCCTTGCAGGTGTCTGGTGCAAATCTCTGAATATGTTTCTTGCTTGTATGTGTGGGATTGatgcagaatactaactcaggtcgtcagtgtaggagcatgggctctgATGCATtcttgatatggccattgattaacatttgtggcttcaGGGCTCCAGgcagtaacatccccacaggccttgtttactgtagggagtgtacccagatggacattaatctctaatcccctgtgactcagtttacgggaCAAAAAGGAACTATGAGACttataggacatttccacccccTGGGAccttattggacaaggactgatagaggTACCTAaacaaggccagtgggagaagACCTATCcctctggaccccacgttggtacccccacatctttaagggataaaaacccctataggacaatagagaaggggggctcttctcccgcCTCCCAGCAACTCTGGGTGCCATTTGCTttcctttacttatttatttttttgtctttttgccatttcttgggccgctcccgcggcatatgggaggttcccaggctaggggtcgaatcggagctgtagccaccagcctccgccagagccacagcaacgtgggatctgagccgcgtctgcgacctacaccacagctcacggcaatgccaaatccttaacccactgagcaagggcagggatggaacctgcaacctcatggttcctagtcggattcgttaaccactgcgccacgaagggaactccaaccatctgctttcctttaataaagactttgcttgcttgctgcctgtgtgttcgcagAGTTCACTCTTCaactgccgtgaacaagaacccggattccaggACCATCTTTCCGACATCAGGAGGGCGGCTCACACATGTGTATAAGAGAGAATCTGCATGCAGAGTGTTTCTGCACACGTGACCTCTCACCTGTCTGCCTGTGAGTCTGCGTGTGTGTTTTCGAACTGTGTCTAAGGGTGCATCCCGGTATTCAAACATGTACGTCCCTGTATTTGAACACGAGGCAAAAGCTGTGTGTTCCACGTGCCTGCTGTCTCCATGTGTGTGTCCCGGTGAGCCTCTGAGTATGAGATGTGCATGTGTGAATATGGATGTGTATTTTTGGGTGGATTCTGTGCGGGGATATGAACCGTTCCCTTCCCTCCAAGGCTCCCTCCGCTCTCAGGCAGTTTAACCTCAttcttcctgctgtggctgtttccactgtttctgtccccttctccagATGTTGCAATTAAGTAAATGCAGCAATTAAGCGGAGTTCCCAAACAACCGTCCCACCAGGATCCCCTTCCAGGAGCTAATGGGCGATTACAGctcatgcagacacacacacagtactATTCGGGCACCGCAGGAACCCCCACCCCTCAGATTGTACAAGCTATGGCATGAGGGCACACAAACAGCATACAGGTCCCTTTGCCCACTGCCTTCATTCATACTTATCCTTCATGTCTCAGTATAAagatcacctcctccaggaagctctcctgactctggagggagggagcagaaggATTGGACTCTGCCTCTGGGGCCCCACACAGCCCTGACCCTGTTCTGCTCTGTGCTTTGTCATCAAAGCCCTTATTATCTGGCCCTGTGCTTCCCCTACCGCACCCTGACCACTATGGTCTGGGCTTCTGTCCTGACAGTCCCAATGGTTTGGCCCAAGCTTCTGCCATCCCAGCCCCAAGCACCTGGGATGTCTAGAGATGTGTCTTTTTCCTTTAGGAATGTGAGCCCAGTGAAGCAGGATTTGATGCTGtctcggtcttttttttttttttttttggctgcatccatgtcacatggaagttcccaggccagggataaacccaagctacagagctgcagttgcttgtgtttgttttgtttttttgcttttgctttttaggtctgcgcccgtggcatatggaaatgcccagcctaggggtcaagtcggagctgctgctgccggcctataccacagccccagcaaagccagatccaagctgcatctgtgatctacaccacagctcacggcaatgccagatccctgacccactgaacgaggccagggatcaaacccacatcctcatggatactggttggattcctttccgctgtgccacaacaggaactcccccgtgctgcagttgtgacctgctcTGCAGCAGCggcaatccagatccttaacccactgtgccacaagggaacttccttggTCACACTTTTACTGCAGTGTCATCCAGCACACAGCCATGCCCAGAAATCCAAAGTGAATGTTGAACTAGCATCTTTGCCTCTGCCTCTCTCGGTTGCCAAATCCCTCTTTATGTCTCTAAACATGTTGGTTTCTTTGGCACACTCTTGGGGTGCTACAGCCCCTCAAGCCACCAGGTTTCGCTGTAGCTGTGCTAGAAAGTTCCACACACACTGCCGATGTTCCTGGTTTAGCCCGGTAgctctcaaagtgtggtccctgggccagcagcattACCATCACCTGGGAAGGTAGACATGCAAGTCAGAAATCCTGGGACTGGGGCCTGGAGATCGATGGTTAACaagtcctcagagttcccattgtgactcagcagtaatgaacctgactagtatccatgaggatgcaggttcgatccctggccacgctcagtgggttaaggatctggcattgtcatgagctgtgtgtagattacagacaaggcttagaccccacgttgctgttgctgtggcgtagcctggcagctgcagctctgattcaacccctagcctgggaacttccacatgctgcagatgtggtactaaaacaacaaaaaagaaaaaacccaagtcCTCCGGGTGATACCGATGCAGCTACAGCATGAGGATCCAGGTCTAGCTCATGCAAAGCATCCCTCTCTGCTTTTCTGCTTCAGCTCGCAGCATCAGTACCGCCCCCTCTCACCAAAGGGACGAGCATTACCAAAGGGGGTGAGATTTGGTGGATAAATTCCCCAGCCTCTCTGAACTTTGCAGCAGAGGAGGAATAGAAGGAATGACACTCCTGATGTGTCCTACAAGCTTCCTAAATGTTCCCCAGCAGAAGTGAGTCCCAGTTGCCCAGAGAGGTAACCTGCTCCCCATCTGTCCCTTCTATTAATTGGGTTCCTCCTCTGCctcactctcccccaccccacccccaccgcccatTTCCTGGGTCCAGTCTCAAAGCAGCCATTTCCACTGAATTCCAATTCCAGTCTGTTTGGAATCGACTCCAGGTATTTTTCTctatctccccccgccccacatcTGTAGCATCTCTGAAACTTCTCGTCCTTTTTCTGAGTGTCTGAGAAACCAGTATCTGCTGTGCCAAGCCGGGAGCACTGATGAACTTTACTAATGATCAGGAGAGGCGGGCCCGAGAGCGGAGTTAATTTTAGCTACAAGTTTTCAATACGCATAAGTGCAAGGAGCCAAAAGTCTGTTCTGAAACCTTCCGGGGAGCTTGAGATGCCAGGGTGGATGTGTACTCCTGCCTCCGCCCACAACAAGATTGCTTTACTCCTCCACTCAGATGAGGGTTCCCGGGGGGTGGCTTGTGATCAGGTTCCCCCAGGGTAGGGTCATGACCACAAGCCAAAGCTGTGTCCCCTCCAGACCAGGGCTCCCAAAAGACTATGTTCCCCATAGTGCTATAACCAAGTTCTAAGGCCAGGCTTGTAGACCATAGCTCACATCCCTCTTCCTGCCACACCATCTGCCAGGAAACATGTGGGGCCCCCTCCCTCATCCTCCCCCCACTATCCTCCAAGCATCAGCACAGGCAGACACCACTCCTGGTGAGTCATGTGTTAGTACAATTCTAATAGGCTACTCTGTGGGACAGTGGACCTGAGCTAGGAAGAGGGGAAGGCTGTGGACATATTTTCTGGGTCAGCTCGGTCAGCCCCCTGCctctgtccaattttttttttttgtctttttaggaccgcgcccacggcatatggaagttcccaggctaggggtcaaatcagagctgcagctgccggcctacaccacagccaaacaaCAGCAAACCTGAGCCGTGTCAGCAATGTACACTGTAgctcactgcagctcacagcaacaccagatccttaaccagatccttaacccaatgagcagggccagggatcgaacccacatcttcatggatactagtcgggtttgttacccctgagccacagcaggaactcctctgccccAATTCTTATCTTCTTCCTCCATGGGTTATCTGGCCAGTGTGCCTTGAGGTGTAACTCTAATTCCAGAGGGCACAAAGTCTTGGAGGCAAGTTTTCCCCTTACAGCCAGAGCAAGGAGACTTGGGAAGGAGCAAAGGCTCTGCTCTGGCTGCAAGATCAGCCTTGATGATGGGCAAGGTCCAATAAGGAAACTCCATCTGTGGGAAGGGCATCCTGGGAGGTGGTGCTGAGACAGAGGCACAAAAGGAGACAGACCGGGAGGGGGTGCCTCTGGGATGGAGAACCACATTCAAGGCTGTGATTGAGAACtggttacacatgtacacacatgtgcCCCAGCTCagtttgtctctgtctctctctccctgcgACTTTGTCTCTTTGACTTCTTCTACGTCTCTTTGTCTGTCTCTAACTTGTACTGTCTCTTGTCTCTCTTTTTCGTTCCGGGTCACTCCCTGTCTTTGTATTTCCATCTCTCCTTGaatatatctttctatttctctatCTGCCTCTCTCATTCTAATCTCTGTCCCTCAATCTAAGCCTGCCtattttttgtctctgtctttatctctgtctgtctgtctctctcagtcTCTGTATCTCTCTGACTCTCTCTTTATCCAAGGGTTCTGTCTCCCAAGCAAAGCTAGGACGACTCCATAAGAGGTGGGGCCAGGGGCGCGCCTTTGAGAGCGGGGACCTGCCTACACCTTTAAGCGCGGGCGCGCGCGGGGCCTGCGCCTTTAAGCGCGGGTGCGCTCACGGCCCTGGATTCCCGGCGAGGAGGCCGCGGGAGCGCCCGGACCCGGCCCGCCTGCCcggcccccgcccggcccccgccccggccctggCGGGGGAGGGGTCTCTGAGCGCGGCCCCTCCCCCCTGCGCCCCCGCCTCTGCTGCGGTGCCCCTACACCGCGTGTCTCCGTCTGTCCGTCTGTCTGCGCCGGGCCTCGCCCCACCCCGGCCCCCGGGGCTGCCTGGCCGCCCCCCTACCCACCGCAGCCGCCCCCCTGCCTCTGGGCCAGTCCCCGCTGCAGCCCAGGAAGCAAGTCAGGACGCCGCCGCCTCAGATCCAGGGCCTGTATCGTGAAATCGGGGGCCTGCACCCCGAGATTGGATCCGGAGATCTGGAAACCCGAGCCTGGGAGCCTGATTTGGGGCTGAAACCCCAAGACCTGGAGCCTGAACATCAATATCTGGGGCTGAAATCCCAGCATCAGTCTCTGGGGCTGATTTGGAACCTGAACCCCAAGAATTGGAATATGGACCCCAAGATTTGGAGCTTGAACCTCAAGATTTGGCATCTCAAACCCCAAATCTGGAGCTGAACTCTGAGTTCTGTGCCTGGGACCTTGAAATCTGGGACTGGATTCTCATGCTTATACCCTGGAACCCACTATTTAGAACCTGAACCCTGAGATTTAGGCCTCAGATTCCAAGATCTGAACCCTGGCATTCCACAGGGCCTAAAGCTGAGTTTGGGCCTGAAGTCCTTGCTGCAAACCTGAATGCTGAGATTTGGGGCAAATCTTGACTCAGCACCCCAATATCAACTGAGCACCCCAGTATCAGATTCCAAGACTGGGCCTGAGACTCAGACCTTAAACTCTGCATTTGACTGTTTAGCCTCTCAAGACCGGAGCTGGGACACCCTGACTGAGCAACCCAAACTGGGTTGGACCCTTAGAGGCCCAATATTTGGAGATCTAGGACTCAAAGCGTTAAGGTCTGCAGACACTGTGGCCACAAGTCTGAGCTGAGACACCAACAGACAGTCCCTCTACAGAGGCCTTGGGGACAAGGAAGGCATGACCAGGCACCCCCTCCAGagccctgacccctgaccccctTGGAGCTTGAGGACTTTGCTCCCTGGGGCAGCTTCCAGCTCAGGTAAGGCTACTGAGAGACCCTCTGGAGGGGAGGGACTTGGGAGGAACTTtgtggctgggggtggaggtgaggaggACCAGGTCCCCCTGGGCACCCTTTGGAGTTTCCGCAGGAGGCAGGTGTATCCACTCACAAGGGTCTGCCTCCAACTCCTTCTCTGCCTCGAACACTCCAGACATTTGGCCAGCCGTGCCCCCCCCCTGCCCTCCTCATCCCCAGGGGATGGCATCTCCAGGTCTGTGACCTCCCCACCCTGGCTCACCAGCTTCTTCCTGCCCTCTGTCTTATTTGAGTATCTCCAGCTGCCTCTCCCGTCCACCTTCCACCACATCTCCTCTCACTGACCATCTCCATTCACTTCTCCTCTCTCTGATCTTCTTTGATGCTTCTGTCCACCCCTCTTCTCTTCCGCCACCCCTCCTCTCACTGACCACCTCTGTCTGCCTCTTCGATCTTTGATCATCATCTTCGACGCCCCTGTCCACAGTCCCTCTCTCCAGCCACCTCTGTCTACTGTTTCACTCAGTGACCAGCGTTGGCATCGCTGTCCAAGGTACCTCTCTCTAATCAGCTTTCAGCAGCTCTCTTGACCTGTGACTCTCTCTGACCGGCTTTGACATCTTTCGCTACCACGCTTCTCTCCAgctgcttctctcctctctgaCATCCTTCGTCTGCCTCTCCTCGCTCTCTCACCATTTTACCATTTCTCTTGCCctctaccccccccccaccaactgCCAGTCTGCAGCCATCTCTGGTCTTTACCGACCGCCTCTCCTGCCCATTGGCACTCTCGGATCCTTCCTGACGTCTCTGGCTGCCTTTCCTCTCTCCAATGACCTCTCTCCACACCCATCGTCCGCGCCAGCTGTCCCATCTCCAGCTGCCTCTGACATGTCtgtcctctccttctccctttaaTTGCCTCTCTGCCATGTTGGACCATCTCTGATCCTCTCTCCTGGATCTGACCACCCCTGGCCCCTTCCCCTCTCTTTGTCCACTTCTCACCTCGGCCATCTCGAACCACCTCTTTGCTCTGGTCATGTCTGGGTACTTCTAAGCCTTTCCACCATCCTGAGCACCTCTTCTCTCTTTGGCCATCTCTGAGCATGTGTGTTGAACCATGTCAAAAGCTCTTCCCTTCTACCCAGCCTGACCACTGCTCCTGTTCTCTCACTATCTCTGACTGTTTCTCATGCCTCCTTGCCCTCTGActctctttgttcatttctttttttttttttgtctttttgctatttctagggccactcccgtgtggcatatggaggttcccaggctaggggtccaatcggagctgtagccgccagcctacgccagagccacagcaacgcgggatccgagccgcgtctgcagcctacaccacagctcacggcaacgccggatccttaacccactgagcaagggcagggacagaacctgcaacctcatggttcctagtcggattcgttaaccactgcgccacgacgggaactcctctttgttcatttctgcttCCTCTGTTCCCCTGCAACACATCTCCTCCTGCTTTTGATCTGTCTGaccactcctctctctctctctttttttttgtctttttgccttttctggggccactcccgtggcatatggaggttgccaggctaggggtcgaatcagagctacagctgctggcctatgccacagccacagcagtgccagatccaagccgcgtctgcaacctacaccacaactcaggcaacgccagattcttcacccactgagcgaggccagggatcaatcccgcaacctcatggttcctagtcggattcgcccaccactgagccacaaggggaactcctgaccacTCCTCTCTCCGACCGTTTTTGACCAAGTCTTCTGCTCTCAGCCCACTGGGACCTTCTCTTCTGGTCTCGGACCACCCCAATCCCCCCCTGCACCCCTTAGCCTGCCCTAACGCCCCCTTCTTCCCTGCAGGCCGCCCCTGCCCGCGATGGCCGTCCTCCCGCTGCTCCTCTGCCTGCTGCCGCTGGCCCCTGCCTCGTCTCCCCCCCAGCCAGCCACACCCAGCCCGTGTccccgccgctgccgctgccagacacagtccctgcccctCAGCGTGCTGTGCCCGGGGGCCGGCCTTCTGTTCGTGCCACCCTCGCTGGACCGCCGGGCAGCTGAGCTGCGCCTGGCGGACAACTTCATCGCGGCCGTGCGGCGCCGCGACCTGGCCAACATGACGGGCCTGCTGCACCTGAGCTTGTCTCGCAACACCATCCGCCACGTGGCAGCTGGCGCCTTCGCGGACCTTCGTGCCCTGCGCGCTCTGCACCTGGACGGCAACCGGCTGACCTCGCTGGGCGAGGGCCAGCTGCGCGGCCTGGTCAACTTGCGCCATCTCATCCTGAGCAATAACCAGCTGGCAGCCCTGGCGGCTGGTGCCCTGGACGACTGCGCCGAGACACTCGAGGACCTGGACCTCTCCTACAACAACCTCGAACAGCTGCCCTGGGAGGCTCTGGGCCGCCTGGGCAACGTCAACACCTTGGGCCTCGACCACAACCTGCTGGCTTCCGTCCCCGCCGGCGCCTTCTCCCGCCTGCACAAGCTGGCGCGCCTGGACATGACCTCCAACCGCCTGACCACCATCCCGCCCGACCCACTCTTCTCCCGCCTGCCGCTGCTGGCCAGGCCCCGTGGCTCCCCCGCATCCGCCCTGGTGCTGGCCTTCGGCGGGAACCCCCTGCACTGCAACTGCGAGCTGGTGTGGCTGCGGCGGCTGGCGCGGGAGGACGACCTGGAGGCCTGTGcctcccccccagccctgggcggCCGCTACTTCTGGGCTGTGGGCGAGGAGGAGTTTGTGTGCGAGCCCCCCGTGGTGACGCACCGCTCGCCGCCCCTGGCGGTGCCCGCCGGTCGGCCGGCCGCCCTGCGCTGCCGGGCAGTGGGGGACCCTGAGCCTCGCGTGCGTTGGGTGTCACCCCAGGGCCGGCTGCTGGGTAACTCGAGCCGTGCTCGCGCCTTCCCTAACGGGACGCTGGAGCTGCTGGTCACCGAGCCAGGCGATGGTGGCATCTTCACCTGCATTGCGGCCAACGCAGCTGGCGAGGCCACGGCTGCTGTTGAGCTGACCGTGggtcccccgccacccccccaaCTAGCCAATAGTACCAGCTGTGACCCCCCGCGGGACGGGGATCCCGATACCCTTACCCCGCCCTCTGCCGCCTCTGCCTCCGCATCTGCCAAGGCGGCTGACGCTGGGCCCCCGACCGACCGTGGCGTCCAGGTGACTGAGCATGGGGCCACAGCTGCTCTTGTCCAGTGGCCAGATCAGCGCCCTATCCCAGGCATCCGCATGTACCAGATCCAGTACAACAGCTCGGCTGATGACATCCTCGTCTACAGGTGCAGGGTCCAGGTGGCGGCGGGCCGTTTGGGTTGGGGCGTGTTGTGGAAGGAGGGTTGGAGGAACACGTACTAATACCCCAGTCCAAAGCACAGGAAATGAGGCTGCCACGTTACAAAGGAAGTCAGatgtcaaagtaaaaaaaaaaaaaaaaaaatcgggcaGCAGCGGTGCAAAGAAGGCAGCAAAAGTAAAgagtaatggggagttcccactgtggctcagtggtaatgaacctgactagtatccatgaggactctggtttgatccctggcctcgctctgtggattaaaggacctggtgttgccgtgagcagatgaggttcagatcctgcgttgctgtggctgtggcgtaggccagcagctgtagctcctattcaagccctagcctgggaacttccatatgctgcacctgtggccctaaaaaccaaaaaaaaaaaaaaaaagaggaatgaatagCAGACAGAAAAGGATATCAAGCAGCAAGAGCAAAAGGTAATCGGCCAGAAGAGTAAACAGTTaattagggggtggggggcaaggttGAGGAGATATAAACACATTTAAGTAATAGAAACCAGATGACAGGGCTAGATTCAAGCCACgctgcaggaagaaaaaaagggatccatatgcctcggggtggccctaaaaaaaaaaaagcaaaaggcaataaataaataaataaataaaaggaaaacggGGGAGGAGGTTACCTAGAGATGAGGCTTTGGGTTCGTGTGGTGTGACCTGCTCCATTTGTTTGGAGTTCTAACATGTGATACCTCAACTTTGAGTTTTCTAACTGAGATCAAACCTAGTTCAAGCTCCACTGCTGGGTGAACAGGGACTGTCTGCCACtgttgggaactcccattgctcTTCTCTTGTTGCAAACACAAAACCCAGGGCTCACGCACTCCCAGAGGTAGGTTTGTGTAACGTTTGCCCTCAAGCCAGAGAGCCTTTGGAACATCTGCCGTGGCCACATGGGGTCACTAGCGTGGGCTCTGACCCAGGTGCTGCTGACCTGTCTCCCCAAGTCCAGCCTTGCCCGGATGGCTATGAATGGCTCCCTGTTCTCGCTGCCAGACAGGGTCAAGGGTCCCTGAGGCCTGGCTGCAGAAGACTGGGCCTCCTGAGGCCTGGGGTCTGTACCTTGTAAACTTAGTATCTGGATCCCCTTTGCCTCCCCACAAACCTGGGTCTCAAGAGATCatcacttggaagttcctgttggggctcagtgggttaaggacccagcattgtctctgtgaggatgtgagttcgatccctggcctggctcaccagattaaggatccggtgttgccacaaagcTATGGCGTAGTtgcagctagcctgggaacttacataggcGCCTGTGAAGccgtaaaatgaaaaaaaaaaaaggaggggggagaaaTTATCACTTGATTTCCTTTTCAGTCCTGGAAATCCAA
Proteins encoded:
- the LRFN3 gene encoding leucine-rich repeat and fibronectin type-III domain-containing protein 3; this encodes MAVLPLLLCLLPLAPASSPPQPATPSPCPRRCRCQTQSLPLSVLCPGAGLLFVPPSLDRRAAELRLADNFIAAVRRRDLANMTGLLHLSLSRNTIRHVAAGAFADLRALRALHLDGNRLTSLGEGQLRGLVNLRHLILSNNQLAALAAGALDDCAETLEDLDLSYNNLEQLPWEALGRLGNVNTLGLDHNLLASVPAGAFSRLHKLARLDMTSNRLTTIPPDPLFSRLPLLARPRGSPASALVLAFGGNPLHCNCELVWLRRLAREDDLEACASPPALGGRYFWAVGEEEFVCEPPVVTHRSPPLAVPAGRPAALRCRAVGDPEPRVRWVSPQGRLLGNSSRARAFPNGTLELLVTEPGDGGIFTCIAANAAGEATAAVELTVGPPPPPQLANSTSCDPPRDGDPDTLTPPSAASASASAKAADAGPPTDRGVQVTEHGATAALVQWPDQRPIPGIRMYQIQYNSSADDILVYRMIPADSSSFLLTDLASGRTYDLCVLAVYEDSATGLTATRPVGCNRFSTEPALRPCGAPHAPFLGGTMIIALGGVIVASVLVFIFVLLMRYKVHGGQPPGKAKAPAPVSSVCSQTNGALGPTPAPPAPEPAAPRAHTVVQLDCEPWGPSHEPTGP